tacactttggaaggagtaatttgacaaggaagtattcaatgaatggtaggacactggaaagttttgtggaacaaagggaccttggagtgtttgtctacagatctctgaaagtggaagggcatgttagtagggtggtgaaaaagccatatgggacacttgcctttatcaattgaggcatagattacaaaggcAGGGTagtcatgctggagttggatAGAACTCTAGCGATGCCACTGTAGAgtagtgtgcagctctggtcaccacattatcggaaggatgtggttgcactggagggggtgcagaggagattcaccaggatgctgcccaggatggaacgtttaagttatgaagagaggttggataggcttgagttgttttcgttggagtagagaagattgaggggcgacctgatcgaggtgtacaagattatgagagacatggacagagtggataaggagtagctattctcctcagttgaagggtcagtcccgaggaggcataggttcaaggtgaggggcaggaggtttaggggggatgtgaggaaaaacctttttacccagagggcggtgatggtcggaatgcgctgcctgggagggtggtagatgcGAGTTGCCTCacttcctttaaaaagtatctggatgaacacttgacacatcataacattcagggctatgggccaagtgctggcagatgggattaggtgggagttcaggtgtttctaatgtgtctacggactcgatgggctgacgggcctcttctgcactgtatgatttcatGATTCCACTGATCAGGTGCAATAGGCAAAGTGCCGACAGTACTGAAACAAGCCTGTGCTCGCAGGATGCAaatcatagggcaggattttccggccacgctcgccccaaaaccggaaaatcccgcccgaggtcaatggacctttgcatggtctgcccgcaccccccccccccaccccctgtccactacaattcctgtgacgggcgagatgggaaaattctccccataCTGTACAACTTTAGATGTCATTCCACGATTGGAATTTGCTGAATAATCCCAGTTGTGTGAAGAATTAcaccaacaaccaatttaagatcatcagtcGGGCTCGCAGTGTGGCTTACTTAATGTGtgttagaagctacatatattcacacacatggcattgtcctttgcagacagaaggaacatGTCCACACATTGCGCCTTTTCCAACTAAGAAAATAGTCAACAGCCAATCCCTGGTCATTCCCTGGGGCAATGCCTTCACCAATCAGAGCCAACCTGCCTGCTTTGAACTTgaacaaagcttggcagttaactgtcagttttCAGTTAACTggcacattcaccatggcaacacctctaacaatcagagtccactttccAACCAATCAGCTCTCTTCTTGTGTGGTATACACTGTTGTTCCCTCTACATTTACCTATTCTTGTGACgagtgccctgatgagtgcaggaaagaagtttatttatttattagtgccacaagtaggcttacgttaacactgcaatgaagttactgtgaaaatcccctagtcaccacactccggcacctgttcgggcacattgagggagaatttagcacggccaatgcacctaaccaggaaaccagagcacccagtggaaatccacgcagacacagggagaactgcagactccgcacagtgacccaagccggaatcgaacctgggtccctggtgctgtgaggcagcagtgctaaccactgtgccaccgtactgccccaaaGCAGCAGAtgtcctttttcagcaatacattATCATTTATCATTCCCTTAATTTAACTTTTTGCAAACAATGCTACCTTGCAGTTACAATGTGATGGATGAAGGAAACTCTGAAACTGTTTGGTGTTTTTGAAACCCTATAGTTCCAGGATTATGATATGAAACTgcaagcccaaagatgtgtgggttaggttgattggccatgataaattgccccttagtgtcagggggattagtggggaaaacatgtggggtaggacctgggtgggattgttgtcagtgcaggctcgatgggccaaatgggtctgctctgtagattctatgacttgTTTCACTGCGGATTTTCCTTGCACGAGTTAAATAAAATCCACTGGTCCTAATAAACTTCTCTATGTCTGCTTATAGTCTCGGGAATGACTATCCTCATCCTGGTCTACAACTCGGGGAGAGGAGCTTACAGAATGTTTCTGCTGGAGTGAAAAGGCATCCTTCTTCACGGAACGATTCACACTTTCCTGAAAAAACCCCTGATGATGACTATGAACATTTAGAAGAAATATATGAAAATTCAGTGTCGTTTGATTATGGCTTTTGTCATTCAAAGGTAGACCTCGTCTGTACTCCAGAACCAGATGCCTTCAACCCATGCGAGGATATAATGGGGTACAACATCCTCAGAGTGCTGatatggttcattaatatccttgctATTGTGGGTAACTTTGTTGTGTTTATTGTTTTGGTGGTGAGTCAGAATAAGCTGACGGTCCCCCGTTTCCTCATGTGCAACCTGGCTTTCGCCGATCTCTGTATGGGCCTCTATTTGCTGCTTATTGCATCAGTCGATTTGAGTACCAGAAGCCAGTATTACAACTATGCCATAGATTGGCAGACCGGTGCCGGGTGCGCCAGTGCTGGCTTCTTTACCGTTTTCGCCAGCGAGCTCTCTGTGTACACGCTGATGGTGATCACCTTCGAAAGATGGCACACGATCACCCACGCCATGCAAATGGACAGGAAGCTCCGATTAAGGCACGCCGTTGTGATTATGTCCGGAGGCTGGATATTCTCCCTTGTCGTAGCAACACTGCCACTTGTAGGAATCAGCAATTACATGAAAGTTAGCATCTGTTTGCCCATGGATATAGAAACTCCCGTCTCCCAAGCTTATGTTATATTCCTACTGATGCTGAATGTTATCGCCTTTATTATCATTTGTGTTTGCTATATCAAAATATATTTAGCCGTGAAAAACCCTGACTTTGTTTCGAAGAACAGCGACGCGAAGATTGCGAAACGAATGGCGATTCTGATCTTCACAGACTTCATGTGTATGGCTCCAATATCGTTCTTTGCTATTTCAGCAGCTTTCAAGTCACCTTTTATTACCGTGACCAATGCGAAAATCCTGCTGGTATTGTTTTATCCGCTCAACTCCTGTGCGAATCCGTTTCTCTACGCAATCTTCACAAAAGCGTTCAGGAGGGACTTCTTCATCCTGCTGAGCAAGTTTGGCTACTGCGAGATGCAGGCGCAAATTTACAAAACTGACAACTCGAGCTCCAAGAGCGGCACCAAGGAAAACTCGGGGGCAGCGGTCAAGCTGGCGACGTTCAGCGTGCAGGATCTGCCAGTCAGTGCAGCCACTGAACTGTGTTGTAGGGAATGCTGAGAACATTCATACTGCACATTttctctcctcctccaccccaagGTGCTGATTTGGGCTGGGCTGAACTTACAGGTCGCAACAGCAACCCAGGACCTCAACCGCCCACTTGTCCGCCCACTTTGCAAGTATAAGCCGCCGGCAGTGGCTGTTGATGTGCCAACCAAGGGCACCAGAACTGATCCGGATGCAGTGCCCACTCTACATATCCAGGCAGAGGAAGGAACCCTGGTTAATTTATCACCTTTTCagcctgggaaagtagaggctaaATGGTGTAGCATATTGCTGCCCTGGCTGAGATTTGTTAAGACCAGCGATCATATCTGGAACATTCTGGTCTCAATGGCTTCTTTACCGCACCAAGAAGCAACTTTAGCAAATTGGCCATCCTGGGGAACGATGTAAAAAGTTTTAATTGAAATAAAtgtatacatttttttaaaaattagaacagAAGTTAGGGAATAAATGTATTtctttctgtaaagtttatttattagtcacaagtaggcttacattcacactgcaatgaagttactgtgaaaatcccctagtcgccacagtccagtgcctgttcgggtacactaagggagaacttagcacctaacacacacatctttggactgtgggaggaaacccacgcagacacagggagaatgtgcaa
The DNA window shown above is from Mustelus asterias chromosome 15, sMusAst1.hap1.1, whole genome shotgun sequence and carries:
- the LOC144504400 gene encoding lutropin-choriogonadotropic hormone receptor-like isoform X3, whose translation is MQFVRCTKETAARVPLAISRTHFSLDISQSDSLERIESQAFVNLLDLMELSIQNTKHLVKIDHEAFRNLPRLRYLSICNTGIGFFPDLTHIHSIASNFILEICDNLHLQTIPENAFQGMNNESLTLKLYKNGLEDVQSHAFNATKLDKLELNENKNLRTIHNDAFKGATGPDVLDVSSTALEHLPSYGLEFIQKLTARFTYSLKRFPSLEKFVNLMEANLTYPSHCCAFKNWEKSNGQNSIPILLYNFSKSCEAATRKVTADQDFVTSHEQNKIYLGNDYPHPGLQLGERSLQNVSAGVKRHPSSRNDSHFPEKTPDDDYEHLEEIYENSVSFDYGFCHSKVDLVCTPEPDAFNPCEDIMGYNILRVLIWFINILAIVGNFVVFIVLVVSQNKLTVPRFLMCNLAFADLCMGLYLLLIASVDLSTRSQYYNYAIDWQTGAGCASAGFFTVFASELSVYTLMVITFERWHTITHAMQMDRKLRLRHAVVIMSGGWIFSLVVATLPLVGISNYMKVSICLPMDIETPVSQAYVIFLLMLNVIAFIIICVCYIKIYLAVKNPDFVSKNSDAKIAKRMAILIFTDFMCMAPISFFAISAAFKSPFITVTNAKILLVLFYPLNSCANPFLYAIFTKAFRRDFFILLSKFGYCEMQAQIYKTDNSSSKSGTKENSGAAVKLATFSVQDLPVSAATELCCREC
- the LOC144504400 gene encoding lutropin-choriogonadotropic hormone receptor-like isoform X2, which codes for MSSVVHLVFWISWNIVCHSCMQTYHCPTICQCSMQFVRCTKETAARVPLAISRTHFSLRFTHLPLKKIHRHSFEGLRNIIRIDISQSDSLERIESQAFVNLLDLMELSIQNTKHLVKIDHEAFRNLPRLRYLSICNTGIGFFPDLTHIHSIASNFILEICDNLHLQTIPENAFQGMNNESLTLKLYKNGLEDVQSHAFNATKLDKLELNENKNLRTIHNDAFKGATGPDVLDVSSTALEHLPSYGLEFIQKLTARFTYSLKRFPSLEKFVNLMEANLTYPSHCCAFKNWEKSNGLGNDYPHPGLQLGERSLQNVSAGVKRHPSSRNDSHFPEKTPDDDYEHLEEIYENSVSFDYGFCHSKVDLVCTPEPDAFNPCEDIMGYNILRVLIWFINILAIVGNFVVFIVLVVSQNKLTVPRFLMCNLAFADLCMGLYLLLIASVDLSTRSQYYNYAIDWQTGAGCASAGFFTVFASELSVYTLMVITFERWHTITHAMQMDRKLRLRHAVVIMSGGWIFSLVVATLPLVGISNYMKVSICLPMDIETPVSQAYVIFLLMLNVIAFIIICVCYIKIYLAVKNPDFVSKNSDAKIAKRMAILIFTDFMCMAPISFFAISAAFKSPFITVTNAKILLVLFYPLNSCANPFLYAIFTKAFRRDFFILLSKFGYCEMQAQIYKTDNSSSKSGTKENSGAAVKLATFSVQDLPVSAATELCCREC
- the LOC144504400 gene encoding lutropin-choriogonadotropic hormone receptor-like isoform X1 produces the protein MSSVVHLVFWISWNIVCHSCMQTYHCPTICQCSMQFVRCTKETAARVPLAISRTHFSLRFTHLPLKKIHRHSFEGLRNIIRIDISQSDSLERIESQAFVNLLDLMELSIQNTKHLVKIDHEAFRNLPRLRYLSICNTGIGFFPDLTHIHSIASNFILEICDNLHLQTIPENAFQGMNNESLTLKLYKNGLEDVQSHAFNATKLDKLELNENKNLRTIHNDAFKGATGPDVLDVSSTALEHLPSYGLEFIQKLTARFTYSLKRFPSLEKFVNLMEANLTYPSHCCAFKNWEKSNGQNSIPILLYNFSKSCEAATRKVTADQDFVTSHEQNKIYLGNDYPHPGLQLGERSLQNVSAGVKRHPSSRNDSHFPEKTPDDDYEHLEEIYENSVSFDYGFCHSKVDLVCTPEPDAFNPCEDIMGYNILRVLIWFINILAIVGNFVVFIVLVVSQNKLTVPRFLMCNLAFADLCMGLYLLLIASVDLSTRSQYYNYAIDWQTGAGCASAGFFTVFASELSVYTLMVITFERWHTITHAMQMDRKLRLRHAVVIMSGGWIFSLVVATLPLVGISNYMKVSICLPMDIETPVSQAYVIFLLMLNVIAFIIICVCYIKIYLAVKNPDFVSKNSDAKIAKRMAILIFTDFMCMAPISFFAISAAFKSPFITVTNAKILLVLFYPLNSCANPFLYAIFTKAFRRDFFILLSKFGYCEMQAQIYKTDNSSSKSGTKENSGAAVKLATFSVQDLPVSAATELCCREC